A stretch of the Equus quagga isolate Etosha38 chromosome 9, UCLA_HA_Equagga_1.0, whole genome shotgun sequence genome encodes the following:
- the MBD1 gene encoding methyl-CpG-binding domain protein 1 isoform X10, whose product MAEDWLDCPALGPGWKRREVFRKSGATCGRSDTYYQSPTGDRIRSKVELTRYLGPACDLTLFDFKQGVLCYPAPKAHSLAAPSRKQKKPSRPAKAQKRLVGPQRNEVRKEAPGDETKADTDTAPSSLPAPGCCENCGISFSGDGIRRQRLKTLCKDCRAQRIAFNREQRMFKRVGCGECAACRVTEDCGACSTCLLQLPQDVASGLFCKCERRRCLRIVERSRGCGVCRGCQTREDCGRCRVCLRPPRPGLRRQWRCVQRRCLRGKHGRRRGGCDSKMAAQRRRPRTQPLPPPPPSQPPESPELHPRALAPSPPAEFIYYCVDEDELPYTNRRQNRKCGACAACLRRMDCGHCDFCCDKPKFGGSNQKRQKCRWRQCLQFAMKRLLPSVRAGSEDGAGSPPPYTRRKRPGSTRRPRPKPPSATPTARPDRAQVPMKQEAGSGFVLPPPGTDLVFLREGASSPVQVPGPAPASTEALLQEAQCPGLSWVVALPQVKQEKADAQEDWTPGTAILTSPVLLPGCPSKAVDPGLPPVKQEPPDPEEDKGKESKDDSTSDSAPEEAGGAGTPVITEIFSLGGTRLRDTAVWLPRAGIREGKMDIKCGRLRTHWRSRAGAGTHEDGLEPMSVSHHLQFR is encoded by the exons ATGGCTGAGGACTGGCTGGactgcccagccctgggccctggctggAAGCGCCGTGAGGTCTTTCGCAAGTCAGGTGCCACCTGCGGACGCTCAGACACCTATTACCAGAG ccccacaggaGACAGGATCCGAAGCAAAGTAGAGCTGACCCGATACCTAGGCCCTGCGTGTGACCTGACCCTCTTCGACTTCAAACAAGGCGTCCTGTGCTATCCAGCCCCCAAG GCCCATTCCTTGGCTGCCCCCAGCAGGAAGCAGAAGAAGCCTTCAAGGCCAGCCAAGGCTCAGAAACGTCTGGTTGGACCTCAGAGGAATGAGGTCAGGAAGGAGGCCCCAGGGGATGAGACCAAGGCTGACACTGATACAGCCCCATCTTCGCTCCCTGCACCTGG GTGCTGTGAGAATTGTGGAATCAGTTTCTCAGGGGATGGTATCCGAAGGCAGCGGCTCAAGACATTGTGCAAGGACTGCCGAG cGCAGAGAATTGCCTTCAACCGGGAGCAGAGGATGTTTAAG CGAGTGGGCTGCGGGGAGTGTGCAGCCTGTCGGGTAACGGAGGACTGCGGGGCCTGCTCCACCTGCCTTCTGCAGCTGCCCCAAGACGTGGCCTCAGGGCTATTCTGCAAGTGTGAGCGGAGACGGTGCCTCAGAATTGTGGAAAGG AGCCGAGGGTGTGGAGTGTGCCGGGGCTGTCAAACCCGAGAGGACTGTGGCCGCTGCCGAGTCTGCCTTCGCCCTCCCCGCCCTGGTCTCAGGCGCCAGTGGAGGTGCGTCCAGCGGCGCTGCCTACGG GGTAAACATGGCCGCCGCAGGGGAGGCTGCGACTCCAAGATGGCTGCCCAGCGGCGGCGCCCTCGAACCCAGCCgctgcctccacctcccccatCTCAGCCTCCAGAATCCCCAGAGCTG CACCCCAGAGCCCTGGCCCCCTCGCCACCTGCTGAGTTCATCTATTACTGTGTAGACGAGGACGAGCTA CCTTACACGAATCGCCGACAGAACCGCAAGTGTGGGGCCTGTGCAGCCTGCCTTCGGCGGATGGACTGTGGCCACTGCGACTTCTGCTGTGACAAGCCCAAATTTGGGGGCAGCAACCAGAAGCGCCAGAAGTGTCGTTGGCGCCAATGCCTGCAGTTTGCCATG AAGCGGCTGCTGCCAAGTGTCCGGGCAGGGTCCGAGGATGGAGCAGGGTCGCCCCCACCTTACACTCGTCGAAAGAGGCCTGGCTCTACTCGACGGCCCCGTCCGAAGCCCCCTTCAGCCACACCCACAGCCCGACCAGACCGTGCCCAGGTTCCAATGAAGCAGGAAGCAGGCAGTGGCTTTGTACTGCCCCCACCTGGCACCGACCTTGTGTTCTTACGGGAGGGTGCAAGCAGTCCCGTGCAggtgcctggccctgccccagcttCCACAGAAGCCCTGTTGCAG GAGGCCCAGTGCCCCGGCCTGAGTTGGGTTGTGGCCTTACCCCAGGTGAAGCAAGAGAAGGCGGATGCCCAAGAAGACTGGACACCGGGCACAGCCATCCTGACTTCTCCTGTATTGCTGCCTGGCTGCCCCAGCAAG GCAGTAGACCCAGGCCTGCCACCTGTGAAGCAAGAGCCACCTGACCCTGAGGAGGACAAGGGGAAGGAGAGCAAAGATGACTCCACCTCTGACTCGgccccagaggaggcaggaggggctggcacaCCTGTG ATCACGGAGATTTTCAGCCTGGGTGGAACCCGCCTCCGGGACACAGCAGTCTGGTTGCCAAG GGCAGGCATTCGGGAAGGGAAGATGGATATAAAGTGTGGGAGACTGAGGACACATTGGCGCTCACGAGCAGGAGCTGGAACCCACGAGGATGGCCTGGAACCCATGTCAGTCTCTCACCACCTCCAGTTTCGATGA
- the MBD1 gene encoding methyl-CpG-binding domain protein 1 isoform X26: MAEDWLDCPALGPGWKRREVFRKSGATCGRSDTYYQSPTGDRIRSKVELTRYLGPACDLTLFDFKQGVLCYPAPKAHSLAAPSRKQKKPSRPAKAQKRLVGPQRNEVRKEAPGDETKADTDTAPSSLPAPGCCENCGISFSGDGIRRQRLKTLCKDCRAQRIAFNREQRMFKRVGCGECAACRVTEDCGACSTCLLQLPQDVASGLFCKCERRRCLRIVERSRGCGVCRGCQTREDCGRCRVCLRPPRPGLRRQWRCVQRRCLRHLAHRLRRHHQRCQRRPPLAVAPPAGKHGRRRGGCDSKMAAQRRRPRTQPLPPPPPSQPPESPELQPYTNRRQNRKCGACAACLRRMDCGHCDFCCDKPKFGGSNQKRQKCRWRQCLQFAMKRLLPSVRAGSEDGAGSPPPYTRRKRPGSTRRPRPKPPSATPTARPDRAQVPMKQEAGSGFVLPPPGTDLVFLREGASSPVQVPGPAPASTEALLQAVDPGLPPVKQEPPDPEEDKGKESKDDSTSDSAPEEAGGAGTPVITEIFSLGGTRLRDTAVWLPRSKDLKKPGARKQ; the protein is encoded by the exons ATGGCTGAGGACTGGCTGGactgcccagccctgggccctggctggAAGCGCCGTGAGGTCTTTCGCAAGTCAGGTGCCACCTGCGGACGCTCAGACACCTATTACCAGAG ccccacaggaGACAGGATCCGAAGCAAAGTAGAGCTGACCCGATACCTAGGCCCTGCGTGTGACCTGACCCTCTTCGACTTCAAACAAGGCGTCCTGTGCTATCCAGCCCCCAAG GCCCATTCCTTGGCTGCCCCCAGCAGGAAGCAGAAGAAGCCTTCAAGGCCAGCCAAGGCTCAGAAACGTCTGGTTGGACCTCAGAGGAATGAGGTCAGGAAGGAGGCCCCAGGGGATGAGACCAAGGCTGACACTGATACAGCCCCATCTTCGCTCCCTGCACCTGG GTGCTGTGAGAATTGTGGAATCAGTTTCTCAGGGGATGGTATCCGAAGGCAGCGGCTCAAGACATTGTGCAAGGACTGCCGAG cGCAGAGAATTGCCTTCAACCGGGAGCAGAGGATGTTTAAG CGAGTGGGCTGCGGGGAGTGTGCAGCCTGTCGGGTAACGGAGGACTGCGGGGCCTGCTCCACCTGCCTTCTGCAGCTGCCCCAAGACGTGGCCTCAGGGCTATTCTGCAAGTGTGAGCGGAGACGGTGCCTCAGAATTGTGGAAAGG AGCCGAGGGTGTGGAGTGTGCCGGGGCTGTCAAACCCGAGAGGACTGTGGCCGCTGCCGAGTCTGCCTTCGCCCTCCCCGCCCTGGTCTCAGGCGCCAGTGGAGGTGCGTCCAGCGGCGCTGCCTACGG CACCTTGCCCACCGCCTCCGTCGCCACCATCAGCGATGTCAACGACGCCCTCCCCTAGCTGTGGCTCCCCCTGCT GGTAAACATGGCCGCCGCAGGGGAGGCTGCGACTCCAAGATGGCTGCCCAGCGGCGGCGCCCTCGAACCCAGCCgctgcctccacctcccccatCTCAGCCTCCAGAATCCCCAGAGCTG CAGCCTTACACGAATCGCCGACAGAACCGCAAGTGTGGGGCCTGTGCAGCCTGCCTTCGGCGGATGGACTGTGGCCACTGCGACTTCTGCTGTGACAAGCCCAAATTTGGGGGCAGCAACCAGAAGCGCCAGAAGTGTCGTTGGCGCCAATGCCTGCAGTTTGCCATG AAGCGGCTGCTGCCAAGTGTCCGGGCAGGGTCCGAGGATGGAGCAGGGTCGCCCCCACCTTACACTCGTCGAAAGAGGCCTGGCTCTACTCGACGGCCCCGTCCGAAGCCCCCTTCAGCCACACCCACAGCCCGACCAGACCGTGCCCAGGTTCCAATGAAGCAGGAAGCAGGCAGTGGCTTTGTACTGCCCCCACCTGGCACCGACCTTGTGTTCTTACGGGAGGGTGCAAGCAGTCCCGTGCAggtgcctggccctgccccagcttCCACAGAAGCCCTGTTGCAG GCAGTAGACCCAGGCCTGCCACCTGTGAAGCAAGAGCCACCTGACCCTGAGGAGGACAAGGGGAAGGAGAGCAAAGATGACTCCACCTCTGACTCGgccccagaggaggcaggaggggctggcacaCCTGTG ATCACGGAGATTTTCAGCCTGGGTGGAACCCGCCTCCGGGACACAGCAGTCTGGTTGCCAAG GTCCAAGGACCTTAAAAAACCTGGAGCTAGAAAGCAGTAG
- the MBD1 gene encoding methyl-CpG-binding domain protein 1 isoform X23 — protein sequence MAEDWLDCPALGPGWKRREVFRKSGATCGRSDTYYQSPTGDRIRSKVELTRYLGPACDLTLFDFKQGVLCYPAPKAHSLAAPSRKQKKPSRPAKAQKRLVGPQRNEVRKEAPGDETKADTDTAPSSLPAPGCCENCGISFSGDGIRRQRLKTLCKDCRAQRIAFNREQRMFKRVGCGECAACRVTEDCGACSTCLLQLPQDVASGLFCKCERRRCLRIVERSRGCGVCRGCQTREDCGRCRVCLRPPRPGLRRQWRCVQRRCLRHLAHRLRRHHQRCQRRPPLAVAPPAGKHGRRRGGCDSKMAAQRRRPRTQPLPPPPPSQPPESPELHPRALAPSPPAEFIYYCVDEDELQPYTNRRQNRKCGACAACLRRMDCGHCDFCCDKPKFGGSNQKRQKCRWRQCLQFAMKRLLPSVRAGSEDGAGSPPPYTRRKRPGSTRRPRPKPPSATPTARPDRAQVPMKQEAGSGFVLPPPGTDLVFLREGASSPVQVPGPAPASTEALLQAVDPGLPPVKQEPPDPEEDKGKESKDDSTSDSAPEEAGGAGTPVITEIFSLGGTRLRDTAVWLPRSKDLKKPGARKQ from the exons ATGGCTGAGGACTGGCTGGactgcccagccctgggccctggctggAAGCGCCGTGAGGTCTTTCGCAAGTCAGGTGCCACCTGCGGACGCTCAGACACCTATTACCAGAG ccccacaggaGACAGGATCCGAAGCAAAGTAGAGCTGACCCGATACCTAGGCCCTGCGTGTGACCTGACCCTCTTCGACTTCAAACAAGGCGTCCTGTGCTATCCAGCCCCCAAG GCCCATTCCTTGGCTGCCCCCAGCAGGAAGCAGAAGAAGCCTTCAAGGCCAGCCAAGGCTCAGAAACGTCTGGTTGGACCTCAGAGGAATGAGGTCAGGAAGGAGGCCCCAGGGGATGAGACCAAGGCTGACACTGATACAGCCCCATCTTCGCTCCCTGCACCTGG GTGCTGTGAGAATTGTGGAATCAGTTTCTCAGGGGATGGTATCCGAAGGCAGCGGCTCAAGACATTGTGCAAGGACTGCCGAG cGCAGAGAATTGCCTTCAACCGGGAGCAGAGGATGTTTAAG CGAGTGGGCTGCGGGGAGTGTGCAGCCTGTCGGGTAACGGAGGACTGCGGGGCCTGCTCCACCTGCCTTCTGCAGCTGCCCCAAGACGTGGCCTCAGGGCTATTCTGCAAGTGTGAGCGGAGACGGTGCCTCAGAATTGTGGAAAGG AGCCGAGGGTGTGGAGTGTGCCGGGGCTGTCAAACCCGAGAGGACTGTGGCCGCTGCCGAGTCTGCCTTCGCCCTCCCCGCCCTGGTCTCAGGCGCCAGTGGAGGTGCGTCCAGCGGCGCTGCCTACGG CACCTTGCCCACCGCCTCCGTCGCCACCATCAGCGATGTCAACGACGCCCTCCCCTAGCTGTGGCTCCCCCTGCT GGTAAACATGGCCGCCGCAGGGGAGGCTGCGACTCCAAGATGGCTGCCCAGCGGCGGCGCCCTCGAACCCAGCCgctgcctccacctcccccatCTCAGCCTCCAGAATCCCCAGAGCTG CACCCCAGAGCCCTGGCCCCCTCGCCACCTGCTGAGTTCATCTATTACTGTGTAGACGAGGACGAGCTA CAGCCTTACACGAATCGCCGACAGAACCGCAAGTGTGGGGCCTGTGCAGCCTGCCTTCGGCGGATGGACTGTGGCCACTGCGACTTCTGCTGTGACAAGCCCAAATTTGGGGGCAGCAACCAGAAGCGCCAGAAGTGTCGTTGGCGCCAATGCCTGCAGTTTGCCATG AAGCGGCTGCTGCCAAGTGTCCGGGCAGGGTCCGAGGATGGAGCAGGGTCGCCCCCACCTTACACTCGTCGAAAGAGGCCTGGCTCTACTCGACGGCCCCGTCCGAAGCCCCCTTCAGCCACACCCACAGCCCGACCAGACCGTGCCCAGGTTCCAATGAAGCAGGAAGCAGGCAGTGGCTTTGTACTGCCCCCACCTGGCACCGACCTTGTGTTCTTACGGGAGGGTGCAAGCAGTCCCGTGCAggtgcctggccctgccccagcttCCACAGAAGCCCTGTTGCAG GCAGTAGACCCAGGCCTGCCACCTGTGAAGCAAGAGCCACCTGACCCTGAGGAGGACAAGGGGAAGGAGAGCAAAGATGACTCCACCTCTGACTCGgccccagaggaggcaggaggggctggcacaCCTGTG ATCACGGAGATTTTCAGCCTGGGTGGAACCCGCCTCCGGGACACAGCAGTCTGGTTGCCAAG GTCCAAGGACCTTAAAAAACCTGGAGCTAGAAAGCAGTAG
- the MBD1 gene encoding methyl-CpG-binding domain protein 1 isoform X16, translating into MAEDWLDCPALGPGWKRREVFRKSGATCGRSDTYYQSPTGDRIRSKVELTRYLGPACDLTLFDFKQGVLCYPAPKAHSLAAPSRKQKKPSRPAKAQKRLVGPQRNEVRKEAPGDETKADTDTAPSSLPAPGCCENCGISFSGDGIRRQRLKTLCKDCRAQRIAFNREQRMFKRVGCGECAACRVTEDCGACSTCLLQLPQDVASGLFCKCERRRCLRIVERSRGCGVCRGCQTREDCGRCRVCLRPPRPGLRRQWRCVQRRCLRGKHGRRRGGCDSKMAAQRRRPRTQPLPPPPPSQPPESPELQPYTNRRQNRKCGACAACLRRMDCGHCDFCCDKPKFGGSNQKRQKCRWRQCLQFAMKRLLPSVRAGSEDGAGSPPPYTRRKRPGSTRRPRPKPPSATPTARPDRAQVPMKQEAGSGFVLPPPGTDLVFLREGASSPVQVPGPAPASTEALLQEAQCPGLSWVVALPQVKQEKADAQEDWTPGTAILTSPVLLPGCPSKAVDPGLPPVKQEPPDPEEDKGKESKDDSTSDSAPEEAGGAGTPVITEIFSLGGTRLRDTAVWLPRAGIREGKMDIKCGRLRTHWRSRAGAGTHEDGLEPMSVSHHLQFR; encoded by the exons ATGGCTGAGGACTGGCTGGactgcccagccctgggccctggctggAAGCGCCGTGAGGTCTTTCGCAAGTCAGGTGCCACCTGCGGACGCTCAGACACCTATTACCAGAG ccccacaggaGACAGGATCCGAAGCAAAGTAGAGCTGACCCGATACCTAGGCCCTGCGTGTGACCTGACCCTCTTCGACTTCAAACAAGGCGTCCTGTGCTATCCAGCCCCCAAG GCCCATTCCTTGGCTGCCCCCAGCAGGAAGCAGAAGAAGCCTTCAAGGCCAGCCAAGGCTCAGAAACGTCTGGTTGGACCTCAGAGGAATGAGGTCAGGAAGGAGGCCCCAGGGGATGAGACCAAGGCTGACACTGATACAGCCCCATCTTCGCTCCCTGCACCTGG GTGCTGTGAGAATTGTGGAATCAGTTTCTCAGGGGATGGTATCCGAAGGCAGCGGCTCAAGACATTGTGCAAGGACTGCCGAG cGCAGAGAATTGCCTTCAACCGGGAGCAGAGGATGTTTAAG CGAGTGGGCTGCGGGGAGTGTGCAGCCTGTCGGGTAACGGAGGACTGCGGGGCCTGCTCCACCTGCCTTCTGCAGCTGCCCCAAGACGTGGCCTCAGGGCTATTCTGCAAGTGTGAGCGGAGACGGTGCCTCAGAATTGTGGAAAGG AGCCGAGGGTGTGGAGTGTGCCGGGGCTGTCAAACCCGAGAGGACTGTGGCCGCTGCCGAGTCTGCCTTCGCCCTCCCCGCCCTGGTCTCAGGCGCCAGTGGAGGTGCGTCCAGCGGCGCTGCCTACGG GGTAAACATGGCCGCCGCAGGGGAGGCTGCGACTCCAAGATGGCTGCCCAGCGGCGGCGCCCTCGAACCCAGCCgctgcctccacctcccccatCTCAGCCTCCAGAATCCCCAGAGCTG CAGCCTTACACGAATCGCCGACAGAACCGCAAGTGTGGGGCCTGTGCAGCCTGCCTTCGGCGGATGGACTGTGGCCACTGCGACTTCTGCTGTGACAAGCCCAAATTTGGGGGCAGCAACCAGAAGCGCCAGAAGTGTCGTTGGCGCCAATGCCTGCAGTTTGCCATG AAGCGGCTGCTGCCAAGTGTCCGGGCAGGGTCCGAGGATGGAGCAGGGTCGCCCCCACCTTACACTCGTCGAAAGAGGCCTGGCTCTACTCGACGGCCCCGTCCGAAGCCCCCTTCAGCCACACCCACAGCCCGACCAGACCGTGCCCAGGTTCCAATGAAGCAGGAAGCAGGCAGTGGCTTTGTACTGCCCCCACCTGGCACCGACCTTGTGTTCTTACGGGAGGGTGCAAGCAGTCCCGTGCAggtgcctggccctgccccagcttCCACAGAAGCCCTGTTGCAG GAGGCCCAGTGCCCCGGCCTGAGTTGGGTTGTGGCCTTACCCCAGGTGAAGCAAGAGAAGGCGGATGCCCAAGAAGACTGGACACCGGGCACAGCCATCCTGACTTCTCCTGTATTGCTGCCTGGCTGCCCCAGCAAG GCAGTAGACCCAGGCCTGCCACCTGTGAAGCAAGAGCCACCTGACCCTGAGGAGGACAAGGGGAAGGAGAGCAAAGATGACTCCACCTCTGACTCGgccccagaggaggcaggaggggctggcacaCCTGTG ATCACGGAGATTTTCAGCCTGGGTGGAACCCGCCTCCGGGACACAGCAGTCTGGTTGCCAAG GGCAGGCATTCGGGAAGGGAAGATGGATATAAAGTGTGGGAGACTGAGGACACATTGGCGCTCACGAGCAGGAGCTGGAACCCACGAGGATGGCCTGGAACCCATGTCAGTCTCTCACCACCTCCAGTTTCGATGA
- the MBD1 gene encoding methyl-CpG-binding domain protein 1 isoform X14, whose product MAEDWLDCPALGPGWKRREVFRKSGATCGRSDTYYQSPTGDRIRSKVELTRYLGPACDLTLFDFKQGVLCYPAPKAHSLAAPSRKQKKPSRPAKAQKRLVGPQRNEVRKEAPGDETKADTDTAPSSLPAPGCCENCGISFSGDGIRRQRLKTLCKDCRAQRIAFNREQRMFKRVGCGECAACRVTEDCGACSTCLLQLPQDVASGLFCKCERRRCLRIVERSRGCGVCRGCQTREDCGRCRVCLRPPRPGLRRQWRCVQRRCLRHLAHRLRRHHQRCQRRPPLAVAPPAGKHGRRRGGCDSKMAAQRRRPRTQPLPPPPPSQPPESPELHPRALAPSPPAEFIYYCVDEDELQPYTNRRQNRKCGACAACLRRMDCGHCDFCCDKPKFGGSNQKRQKCRWRQCLQFAMKRLLPSVRAGSEDGAGSPPPYTRRKRPGSTRRPRPKPPSATPTARPDRAQVPMKQEAGSGFVLPPPGTDLVFLREGASSPVQVPGPAPASTEALLQAVDPGLPPVKQEPPDPEEDKGKESKDDSTSDSAPEEAGGAGTPVITEIFSLGGTRLRDTAVWLPRAGIREGKMDIKCGRLRTHWRSRAGAGTHEDGLEPMSVSHHLQFR is encoded by the exons ATGGCTGAGGACTGGCTGGactgcccagccctgggccctggctggAAGCGCCGTGAGGTCTTTCGCAAGTCAGGTGCCACCTGCGGACGCTCAGACACCTATTACCAGAG ccccacaggaGACAGGATCCGAAGCAAAGTAGAGCTGACCCGATACCTAGGCCCTGCGTGTGACCTGACCCTCTTCGACTTCAAACAAGGCGTCCTGTGCTATCCAGCCCCCAAG GCCCATTCCTTGGCTGCCCCCAGCAGGAAGCAGAAGAAGCCTTCAAGGCCAGCCAAGGCTCAGAAACGTCTGGTTGGACCTCAGAGGAATGAGGTCAGGAAGGAGGCCCCAGGGGATGAGACCAAGGCTGACACTGATACAGCCCCATCTTCGCTCCCTGCACCTGG GTGCTGTGAGAATTGTGGAATCAGTTTCTCAGGGGATGGTATCCGAAGGCAGCGGCTCAAGACATTGTGCAAGGACTGCCGAG cGCAGAGAATTGCCTTCAACCGGGAGCAGAGGATGTTTAAG CGAGTGGGCTGCGGGGAGTGTGCAGCCTGTCGGGTAACGGAGGACTGCGGGGCCTGCTCCACCTGCCTTCTGCAGCTGCCCCAAGACGTGGCCTCAGGGCTATTCTGCAAGTGTGAGCGGAGACGGTGCCTCAGAATTGTGGAAAGG AGCCGAGGGTGTGGAGTGTGCCGGGGCTGTCAAACCCGAGAGGACTGTGGCCGCTGCCGAGTCTGCCTTCGCCCTCCCCGCCCTGGTCTCAGGCGCCAGTGGAGGTGCGTCCAGCGGCGCTGCCTACGG CACCTTGCCCACCGCCTCCGTCGCCACCATCAGCGATGTCAACGACGCCCTCCCCTAGCTGTGGCTCCCCCTGCT GGTAAACATGGCCGCCGCAGGGGAGGCTGCGACTCCAAGATGGCTGCCCAGCGGCGGCGCCCTCGAACCCAGCCgctgcctccacctcccccatCTCAGCCTCCAGAATCCCCAGAGCTG CACCCCAGAGCCCTGGCCCCCTCGCCACCTGCTGAGTTCATCTATTACTGTGTAGACGAGGACGAGCTA CAGCCTTACACGAATCGCCGACAGAACCGCAAGTGTGGGGCCTGTGCAGCCTGCCTTCGGCGGATGGACTGTGGCCACTGCGACTTCTGCTGTGACAAGCCCAAATTTGGGGGCAGCAACCAGAAGCGCCAGAAGTGTCGTTGGCGCCAATGCCTGCAGTTTGCCATG AAGCGGCTGCTGCCAAGTGTCCGGGCAGGGTCCGAGGATGGAGCAGGGTCGCCCCCACCTTACACTCGTCGAAAGAGGCCTGGCTCTACTCGACGGCCCCGTCCGAAGCCCCCTTCAGCCACACCCACAGCCCGACCAGACCGTGCCCAGGTTCCAATGAAGCAGGAAGCAGGCAGTGGCTTTGTACTGCCCCCACCTGGCACCGACCTTGTGTTCTTACGGGAGGGTGCAAGCAGTCCCGTGCAggtgcctggccctgccccagcttCCACAGAAGCCCTGTTGCAG GCAGTAGACCCAGGCCTGCCACCTGTGAAGCAAGAGCCACCTGACCCTGAGGAGGACAAGGGGAAGGAGAGCAAAGATGACTCCACCTCTGACTCGgccccagaggaggcaggaggggctggcacaCCTGTG ATCACGGAGATTTTCAGCCTGGGTGGAACCCGCCTCCGGGACACAGCAGTCTGGTTGCCAAG GGCAGGCATTCGGGAAGGGAAGATGGATATAAAGTGTGGGAGACTGAGGACACATTGGCGCTCACGAGCAGGAGCTGGAACCCACGAGGATGGCCTGGAACCCATGTCAGTCTCTCACCACCTCCAGTTTCGATGA
- the MBD1 gene encoding methyl-CpG-binding domain protein 1 isoform X27, with protein sequence MAEDWLDCPALGPGWKRREVFRKSGATCGRSDTYYQSPTGDRIRSKVELTRYLGPACDLTLFDFKQGVLCYPAPKAHSLAAPSRKQKKPSRPAKAQKRLVGPQRNEVRKEAPGDETKADTDTAPSSLPAPGCCENCGISFSGDGIRRQRLKTLCKDCRAQRIAFNREQRMFKRVGCGECAACRVTEDCGACSTCLLQLPQDVASGLFCKCERRRCLRIVERSRGCGVCRGCQTREDCGRCRVCLRPPRPGLRRQWRCVQRRCLRGKHGRRRGGCDSKMAAQRRRPRTQPLPPPPPSQPPESPELHPRALAPSPPAEFIYYCVDEDELQPYTNRRQNRKCGACAACLRRMDCGHCDFCCDKPKFGGSNQKRQKCRWRQCLQFAMKRLLPSVRAGSEDGAGSPPPYTRRKRPGSTRRPRPKPPSATPTARPDRAQVPMKQEAGSGFVLPPPGTDLVFLREGASSPVQVPGPAPASTEALLQAVDPGLPPVKQEPPDPEEDKGKESKDDSTSDSAPEEAGGAGTPVITEIFSLGGTRLRDTAVWLPRSKDLKKPGARKQ encoded by the exons ATGGCTGAGGACTGGCTGGactgcccagccctgggccctggctggAAGCGCCGTGAGGTCTTTCGCAAGTCAGGTGCCACCTGCGGACGCTCAGACACCTATTACCAGAG ccccacaggaGACAGGATCCGAAGCAAAGTAGAGCTGACCCGATACCTAGGCCCTGCGTGTGACCTGACCCTCTTCGACTTCAAACAAGGCGTCCTGTGCTATCCAGCCCCCAAG GCCCATTCCTTGGCTGCCCCCAGCAGGAAGCAGAAGAAGCCTTCAAGGCCAGCCAAGGCTCAGAAACGTCTGGTTGGACCTCAGAGGAATGAGGTCAGGAAGGAGGCCCCAGGGGATGAGACCAAGGCTGACACTGATACAGCCCCATCTTCGCTCCCTGCACCTGG GTGCTGTGAGAATTGTGGAATCAGTTTCTCAGGGGATGGTATCCGAAGGCAGCGGCTCAAGACATTGTGCAAGGACTGCCGAG cGCAGAGAATTGCCTTCAACCGGGAGCAGAGGATGTTTAAG CGAGTGGGCTGCGGGGAGTGTGCAGCCTGTCGGGTAACGGAGGACTGCGGGGCCTGCTCCACCTGCCTTCTGCAGCTGCCCCAAGACGTGGCCTCAGGGCTATTCTGCAAGTGTGAGCGGAGACGGTGCCTCAGAATTGTGGAAAGG AGCCGAGGGTGTGGAGTGTGCCGGGGCTGTCAAACCCGAGAGGACTGTGGCCGCTGCCGAGTCTGCCTTCGCCCTCCCCGCCCTGGTCTCAGGCGCCAGTGGAGGTGCGTCCAGCGGCGCTGCCTACGG GGTAAACATGGCCGCCGCAGGGGAGGCTGCGACTCCAAGATGGCTGCCCAGCGGCGGCGCCCTCGAACCCAGCCgctgcctccacctcccccatCTCAGCCTCCAGAATCCCCAGAGCTG CACCCCAGAGCCCTGGCCCCCTCGCCACCTGCTGAGTTCATCTATTACTGTGTAGACGAGGACGAGCTA CAGCCTTACACGAATCGCCGACAGAACCGCAAGTGTGGGGCCTGTGCAGCCTGCCTTCGGCGGATGGACTGTGGCCACTGCGACTTCTGCTGTGACAAGCCCAAATTTGGGGGCAGCAACCAGAAGCGCCAGAAGTGTCGTTGGCGCCAATGCCTGCAGTTTGCCATG AAGCGGCTGCTGCCAAGTGTCCGGGCAGGGTCCGAGGATGGAGCAGGGTCGCCCCCACCTTACACTCGTCGAAAGAGGCCTGGCTCTACTCGACGGCCCCGTCCGAAGCCCCCTTCAGCCACACCCACAGCCCGACCAGACCGTGCCCAGGTTCCAATGAAGCAGGAAGCAGGCAGTGGCTTTGTACTGCCCCCACCTGGCACCGACCTTGTGTTCTTACGGGAGGGTGCAAGCAGTCCCGTGCAggtgcctggccctgccccagcttCCACAGAAGCCCTGTTGCAG GCAGTAGACCCAGGCCTGCCACCTGTGAAGCAAGAGCCACCTGACCCTGAGGAGGACAAGGGGAAGGAGAGCAAAGATGACTCCACCTCTGACTCGgccccagaggaggcaggaggggctggcacaCCTGTG ATCACGGAGATTTTCAGCCTGGGTGGAACCCGCCTCCGGGACACAGCAGTCTGGTTGCCAAG GTCCAAGGACCTTAAAAAACCTGGAGCTAGAAAGCAGTAG